The following coding sequences are from one Rathayibacter sp. VKM Ac-2760 window:
- a CDS encoding cytosine permease, whose product MTTPDPTTVRPAGGIELNGLDTISESERHGRPRDLFWPWFAANVSVLGLSYGSFLLGFGLSFWQATAVAVIGIVVSFLLCGFVAVAGKRGSAPTMVLSRASFGVDGNRLIAVISWLLTVGWETVLASLAVLATATVFEEFGWDGGVLTKVVALIVVAALIVIAGIAGFRLIMRLQLAITIATAVLTVVYVVLVLDRIDLAAVGSLPSGSAGAVIGGLVFMMTGFGLGWVNAAADYSRYLPRTAGTAGVIGWTTIGGAVAPVVLVVVGLLLAASSQELSDAIALDPIGALASILPTWFLLPFIVVALLGLIGGAVMDIYSSGLALLSTGLKVSRPVAAGIDGVLMVLGAIYVVFIAGDFLGPFQGFLITLGVPIAGWLGVFLADLLLRRRDYDQEALYTSRGRYGSVSIVPVLLVVVGTVAGWGLVVNTSPGFEWEGYLLGPIGGREGAWAYANLGVLLALVIGFLGTLLLSRSAVRRQEADA is encoded by the coding sequence ATGACCACTCCCGATCCCACGACCGTCCGGCCCGCCGGCGGCATCGAGCTCAACGGTCTCGACACCATCTCGGAGTCGGAGCGGCACGGCCGCCCGCGCGACCTGTTCTGGCCGTGGTTCGCGGCCAACGTTTCCGTGCTGGGGCTCAGCTACGGCTCGTTCCTGCTCGGCTTCGGCCTCTCCTTCTGGCAGGCGACGGCGGTCGCCGTGATCGGCATCGTCGTCTCCTTCCTCCTCTGCGGCTTCGTCGCGGTCGCGGGCAAGCGCGGCTCCGCCCCGACGATGGTGCTCAGCCGCGCCTCCTTCGGGGTCGACGGCAATCGGCTGATCGCGGTGATCTCCTGGCTGCTCACCGTCGGCTGGGAGACGGTGCTCGCCTCGCTGGCCGTGCTCGCGACGGCCACCGTCTTCGAGGAGTTCGGCTGGGACGGCGGGGTGCTGACCAAGGTCGTCGCGCTGATCGTCGTCGCGGCGCTGATCGTGATCGCGGGGATCGCCGGCTTCCGGCTGATCATGCGGCTCCAGCTGGCGATCACGATCGCCACGGCGGTGCTGACGGTGGTCTACGTGGTGCTCGTGCTCGACCGCATCGACCTCGCCGCCGTCGGCAGCCTGCCGTCCGGCTCGGCCGGGGCCGTGATCGGCGGACTCGTCTTCATGATGACCGGGTTCGGCCTGGGCTGGGTCAACGCCGCGGCCGATTACTCGCGCTACCTGCCGCGCACCGCCGGCACCGCGGGCGTGATCGGCTGGACCACGATCGGCGGCGCGGTGGCGCCCGTCGTGCTCGTGGTCGTCGGGCTGCTCCTCGCCGCCTCCTCGCAGGAGCTCTCCGACGCGATCGCGCTCGACCCGATCGGCGCGCTCGCGAGCATCCTGCCCACCTGGTTCCTCCTCCCCTTCATCGTCGTCGCCCTGCTCGGGCTGATCGGCGGCGCCGTGATGGACATCTACTCCTCCGGTCTCGCGCTGCTCAGCACCGGCCTCAAGGTCTCGCGGCCGGTCGCCGCCGGGATCGACGGGGTGCTGATGGTGCTCGGCGCGATCTACGTCGTCTTCATCGCGGGCGACTTCCTCGGCCCGTTCCAGGGCTTCCTCATCACGCTCGGCGTGCCGATCGCGGGCTGGCTCGGCGTCTTCCTCGCCGACCTGCTCCTCCGGCGCCGCGACTACGACCAGGAGGCGCTCTACACCTCGCGCGGCCGCTACGGCAGCGTCTCGATCGTGCCGGTGCTCCTCGTCGTCGTCGGCACCGTGGCCGGCTGGGGTCTCGTCGTCAACACCTCCCCCGGCTTCGAGTGGGAGGGCTACCTGCTCGGCCCGATCGGCGGCCGCGAGGGCGCCTGGGCGTACGCGAACCTCGGCGTGCTCCTCGCCCTCGTGATCGGCTTCCTCGGCACCCTCCTGCTCTCCCGCTCCGCGGTGCGCCGCCAGGAGGCGGACGCGTGA
- a CDS encoding VOC family protein, which yields MSTADPDPDLVPELLVENLERSLAFWCGPCGFAVLYARPEEGFAYLARGGAHVMLDRIGATRDWITAPLERPLGRGANLQIRVDDADAIATALREAGVALFAPAETRWYRVGEEEAGVRQVLVADPDGYLLRFQSSLGRRAVRRTAT from the coding sequence GTGAGCACCGCCGACCCCGACCCCGATCTCGTCCCCGAGCTCCTGGTCGAGAACCTCGAGCGCAGCCTCGCCTTCTGGTGCGGCCCCTGCGGCTTCGCGGTCCTCTATGCGCGGCCCGAGGAGGGCTTCGCCTACCTGGCCCGCGGCGGCGCGCACGTGATGCTCGACCGGATCGGCGCCACCCGCGACTGGATCACCGCACCGCTGGAGCGCCCTCTCGGCCGCGGTGCGAACCTCCAGATCCGCGTCGACGACGCCGACGCGATCGCGACGGCACTGCGGGAGGCGGGCGTCGCCCTGTTCGCCCCCGCCGAGACCCGCTGGTACCGGGTGGGGGAGGAGGAGGCCGGCGTCCGCCAGGTCCTGGTCGCGGACCCCGACGGCTACCTCCTGCGCTTCCAGTCTTCGCTCGGCCGGCGGGCGGTGCGACGCACTGCGACGTGA
- a CDS encoding sigma-70 family RNA polymerase sigma factor, with the protein MSEDQAEMLRALHDEHSAALWRFVLRLTGDRQMAEDVVQEALLRAWKHPEILAQGEAAARSWLYTVARNLVIDDRRSARHTREFGTDEVPERAHSDRTDQVLDAWLLSEALSTLSHDHRAVIVHAYYGGRSVAEIAELLGIAPGTVKSRMHYGMRALKLALQEKGVTEP; encoded by the coding sequence ATGTCCGAGGATCAGGCCGAGATGCTGCGTGCCCTGCACGACGAGCACTCGGCGGCGCTGTGGCGGTTCGTCCTCCGGCTCACGGGCGACCGCCAGATGGCGGAGGACGTGGTGCAGGAGGCGCTGCTGCGCGCCTGGAAGCACCCGGAGATCCTGGCGCAGGGCGAGGCGGCCGCCCGCTCCTGGCTCTACACCGTGGCCCGCAACCTCGTCATCGACGATCGCCGGAGCGCCCGGCACACCCGCGAGTTCGGCACCGACGAGGTGCCGGAGCGCGCGCACAGCGACAGGACCGACCAGGTGCTCGACGCCTGGCTGCTCTCCGAGGCGCTGAGCACCCTCAGCCACGACCACCGCGCGGTGATCGTGCACGCGTACTACGGCGGCCGCTCGGTCGCCGAGATCGCCGAGCTGCTGGGCATCGCACCCGGCACCGTGAAGTCGCGGATGCACTACGGCATGCGGGCGCTGAAGCTCGCCCTGCAGGAGAAAGGCGTGACCGAACCGTGA
- a CDS encoding cysteine hydrolase, with protein MSLLVAIDLQHVFADASSPWGSSGFARAAEGTARLVPHFGDRVVTTRFVAPAVPRGAWVPYYREWPFALVPDEDPLYALVDGFEGHRTLTAPTFGKWGAELEVLLDESRSLVLTGVSTDCCVLSTALAAADAGVQVRVVTDACAGATPADHARALDAMALYAPLIVLTTVDEVLAGLGEAG; from the coding sequence GTGAGCCTGCTCGTCGCGATCGACCTGCAGCACGTCTTCGCCGACGCCTCCTCGCCCTGGGGCTCGAGCGGGTTCGCGCGGGCCGCGGAGGGGACCGCGCGGCTGGTCCCGCACTTCGGCGACCGGGTGGTCACCACCCGCTTCGTCGCCCCCGCCGTGCCTCGCGGCGCCTGGGTGCCCTACTACCGGGAGTGGCCGTTCGCGCTCGTGCCCGACGAGGATCCGCTCTACGCGCTCGTCGACGGCTTCGAGGGGCACCGGACCCTCACCGCGCCGACCTTCGGCAAGTGGGGCGCCGAGCTGGAGGTGCTGCTCGACGAGTCCCGCTCGCTCGTGCTCACCGGCGTCTCCACCGACTGCTGCGTGCTGTCGACGGCGCTCGCCGCGGCCGACGCGGGCGTGCAGGTGCGGGTCGTGACCGATGCCTGCGCCGGTGCCACACCCGCCGACCACGCCCGCGCGCTCGACGCGATGGCCCTCTACGCTCCGCTGATCGTGCTGACGACGGTCGACGAGGTGCTCGCCGGTCTCGGCGAGGCCGGCTGA
- a CDS encoding HAMP domain-containing sensor histidine kinase: MLTGADILLVVSTTAVCTALVSALALLVLRINRNGSLASQLAVVVVATVAAITGSTIAIAGEMYVSPHDLSVLIWVALVSAAMSLAAALLIGRLGRRRIALLRDSARRVGDGGVVEADAGGWRELAELSAELADTSARLAAARAEVEQLDAARRQFFAWISHDLRTPLAGVRALAEALEAGVAADPAAYLRRLREQTDTMNRLVDDLFELSRLHTGALQLRRESVELLDIVSGAVADVRELALARRIRISHAGVAGQLLWADPHELTRVVVNLLANGIRHAPEGSEILVSADRDDRDRLILSVLDHGSGVAAEDLGRMFEVGWRASTTRSSDEPGSSGAGLGLAIVRGIVEAHGGDVRAAHVPDGFRLDVILPATA, from the coding sequence GTGCTGACCGGCGCCGACATCCTCCTCGTCGTCTCGACGACCGCGGTCTGCACGGCCCTCGTCTCCGCCCTCGCCCTGCTCGTGCTGCGGATCAACCGCAACGGCTCGCTCGCGTCCCAGCTGGCGGTCGTCGTGGTCGCCACGGTCGCGGCCATCACCGGGTCGACGATCGCGATCGCCGGGGAGATGTACGTCTCGCCGCACGATCTGTCCGTGCTGATCTGGGTCGCGCTGGTGTCCGCGGCGATGAGCCTCGCCGCGGCCCTGCTCATCGGCCGCCTCGGCCGACGCCGGATCGCGCTGCTGCGCGACTCGGCCCGGCGCGTCGGCGACGGCGGAGTGGTCGAGGCCGATGCCGGCGGCTGGCGCGAGCTCGCCGAGCTGTCCGCCGAGCTGGCGGACACCTCGGCCCGGCTGGCCGCGGCGCGGGCCGAGGTCGAGCAGCTCGATGCGGCGCGGCGCCAGTTCTTCGCCTGGATCTCGCACGATCTGCGCACGCCGCTCGCCGGTGTCCGCGCACTGGCCGAGGCCCTGGAGGCGGGGGTCGCCGCCGATCCCGCGGCCTACCTCCGCCGGCTGCGGGAGCAGACCGACACCATGAACCGGCTCGTCGACGACCTCTTCGAGCTGTCGCGGCTGCACACCGGCGCGCTCCAGCTGCGCCGGGAGTCGGTCGAGCTGCTCGACATCGTGTCGGGCGCCGTGGCCGACGTCCGCGAGCTCGCGCTGGCCCGGCGGATCCGGATCAGCCACGCGGGCGTCGCGGGGCAGCTGCTCTGGGCCGACCCGCACGAGCTCACCCGGGTGGTGGTGAATCTGCTCGCCAACGGGATCCGGCACGCGCCCGAGGGATCCGAGATCCTGGTGTCGGCGGACCGGGACGATCGCGACCGGCTCATCCTCAGCGTCCTCGACCACGGCAGCGGTGTCGCCGCGGAGGACCTCGGCCGGATGTTCGAGGTCGGCTGGCGGGCGAGCACCACCCGCTCGTCCGACGAGCCCGGCTCCTCGGGCGCCGGACTGGGGCTCGCGATCGTGCGCGGCATCGTCGAGGCGCACGGCGGCGATGTGCGCGCTGCCCACGTGCCCGACGGCTTCCGGCTCGACGTCATCCTCCCGGCGACGGCCTAG
- a CDS encoding response regulator transcription factor, which produces MPQVMIVEDDRTLRTVLGDYLRTSGFEVTEYADGPSARLGFESGPPDVVVLDRMLPGLSGDELCRHIRGLGSDVPIIMLTALDSTEDRIDGLEHGADDYVPKPFALREVQLRIASILRRSAAAQAVSTPFTVGRFRVDPARRRVWIGAREVVLTGREYELFLFLSRNPDRVITRDEIMSDAWGWSFGDASTVTVHVRRLREKIECDPRSPDFLVTEWGLGYSFAPSAEIPC; this is translated from the coding sequence ATGCCGCAGGTGATGATCGTCGAGGACGACCGCACGCTCCGCACGGTGCTGGGCGACTACCTGCGCACGAGCGGCTTCGAGGTGACCGAGTACGCGGACGGTCCGAGCGCCCGTCTCGGCTTCGAGAGCGGCCCGCCGGACGTCGTCGTGCTCGACCGGATGCTCCCCGGACTCAGCGGCGACGAGCTGTGCCGGCACATCCGCGGCCTCGGATCGGACGTGCCGATCATCATGCTCACCGCGCTGGACAGCACGGAGGACCGCATCGACGGCCTCGAGCACGGCGCGGACGACTACGTGCCCAAGCCGTTCGCCCTCCGCGAGGTGCAGCTGCGGATCGCGTCGATCCTGCGGCGCAGCGCGGCGGCCCAGGCGGTGAGCACGCCGTTCACCGTCGGCCGCTTCCGCGTCGATCCGGCCCGTCGGCGGGTGTGGATCGGCGCTCGGGAGGTGGTGCTCACCGGGCGGGAGTACGAGCTGTTCCTCTTCCTCTCGCGGAACCCCGACCGGGTGATCACGCGCGACGAGATCATGAGCGACGCGTGGGGCTGGTCGTTCGGCGACGCCTCGACCGTGACGGTCCACGTGCGGCGGCTGCGGGAGAAGATCGAGTGCGATCCGCGCTCGCCGGACTTCCTCGTCACCGAGTGGGGACTGGGCTACTCCTTCGCTCCGTCGGCGGAGATCCCGTGCTGA
- a CDS encoding zf-HC2 domain-containing protein encodes MSTDQPGDDAFREWDAAYLLGALSPADRRAYEQHLRSCPGCREALGEFVALPGLLAHLPQEEALGLLDTQERAEEAAPPALLAHLARAADALRRRTRFRIAGLVLAAAGVSAAAAVALPLVVGTPPAVVENTVALAAAPGVPVEASVRFVPEQWGTRIDMDCSWAEGGAAAGGTADAPASDDGASGGYAYVMYVTDTTGDSEAIGSWTSTPGSTVEPSLSTGLPLAEIASVEVRLQGSDRVVLTGHP; translated from the coding sequence GTGAGCACCGATCAACCCGGCGACGACGCCTTCCGCGAGTGGGACGCGGCCTACCTCCTCGGCGCGCTGTCGCCCGCCGACCGCCGCGCCTACGAGCAGCACCTGCGCTCCTGCCCCGGCTGCCGCGAGGCGCTCGGCGAGTTCGTCGCGCTCCCCGGGCTCCTCGCCCACCTGCCGCAGGAGGAGGCGCTCGGCCTGCTCGACACGCAGGAGCGCGCCGAGGAGGCCGCACCGCCCGCCCTGCTCGCGCACCTCGCCCGCGCGGCCGACGCCCTCCGCCGCCGCACCCGCTTCCGCATCGCGGGCCTCGTGCTCGCCGCGGCCGGGGTCTCGGCGGCCGCGGCCGTCGCCCTCCCGCTCGTCGTCGGCACCCCGCCGGCCGTGGTCGAGAACACGGTGGCGCTCGCCGCGGCCCCCGGCGTGCCGGTCGAGGCCTCAGTGCGCTTCGTGCCGGAGCAGTGGGGCACGCGGATCGACATGGACTGCAGCTGGGCCGAGGGCGGTGCTGCGGCCGGCGGCACCGCCGACGCCCCCGCGTCCGACGACGGCGCCTCCGGCGGCTACGCGTACGTGATGTACGTGACCGACACGACGGGTGACTCCGAGGCGATCGGCTCGTGGACGAGCACCCCCGGCTCGACGGTCGAGCCGAGCCTCTCGACCGGGCTGCCGCTGGCCGAGATCGCCTCGGTCGAGGTGCGGCTGCAGGGCTCCGACCGGGTCGTGCTCACCGGCCACCCCTGA
- a CDS encoding DoxX family protein produces MSTRRPTRAAAIVVTAARVALGLLWLNEGLLKYRAGFGAADIRLVAESAAGNGRVPGFYQWFVTTVLGPGADLFGIVMPLLECSLGVALILGILTVPAALMSTVTLMMYWLADQLIGEYPVMVLLSVALVAVPAFASRVSLTGVADQLRRRRNPAAAPIPAALRPWL; encoded by the coding sequence GTGAGCACCCGCCGCCCGACCCGCGCCGCGGCGATCGTCGTCACCGCGGCGCGGGTCGCCCTCGGCCTCCTCTGGCTGAACGAGGGACTGCTGAAGTACCGGGCCGGCTTCGGCGCCGCCGACATCCGCCTGGTCGCCGAGAGCGCGGCGGGCAACGGCCGCGTGCCCGGGTTCTACCAGTGGTTCGTCACGACCGTCCTCGGCCCGGGAGCGGACCTGTTCGGCATCGTGATGCCGCTGCTGGAGTGCTCCCTCGGGGTCGCGCTGATCCTCGGGATCCTGACGGTGCCCGCCGCGCTGATGTCGACCGTCACCCTGATGATGTACTGGCTCGCCGACCAGCTGATCGGCGAGTACCCCGTGATGGTCCTGCTGTCGGTCGCGCTCGTCGCGGTCCCAGCGTTCGCGAGCAGGGTGTCGCTGACGGGCGTCGCGGATCAGCTCCGGCGGCGCCGGAATCCCGCCGCCGCTCCGATCCCGGCGGCACTCCGGCCCTGGCTCTGA
- a CDS encoding DUF308 domain-containing protein translates to MPENAPAPAPAPALSRTAVERSWIIGVSLIAIALGVIAVLIPGPTLLTVAIVFGIHLIAVGVFRLLLAFTATRLQARVRWLAGLLGALILVAGILCLSNPFESLSILGLVIGLGWIFDGVSSITSGRTVAGPVWLPIAAGIASVIAGVLTIIMPVLALSSFVTVAAILLIVVGVSGLLLLPGRSKTAAQEAPAA, encoded by the coding sequence ATGCCCGAGAACGCTCCCGCTCCTGCCCCTGCCCCGGCCCTCTCCCGCACCGCCGTCGAGCGCAGCTGGATCATCGGCGTCTCGCTGATCGCCATAGCGCTCGGCGTGATCGCGGTGCTGATCCCCGGGCCGACCCTGCTCACCGTCGCGATCGTCTTCGGCATCCACCTGATCGCGGTCGGCGTGTTCCGGCTGCTGCTCGCGTTCACCGCCACCCGGCTGCAGGCGCGGGTCCGCTGGCTCGCGGGACTGCTCGGCGCGCTGATCCTGGTCGCCGGCATCCTCTGCCTCTCCAACCCGTTCGAATCGCTGAGCATCCTCGGCCTCGTCATCGGCCTCGGCTGGATCTTCGACGGCGTCTCGAGCATCACCAGCGGCCGCACCGTGGCCGGGCCGGTCTGGCTGCCGATCGCCGCGGGCATCGCGTCCGTCATCGCCGGCGTGCTGACGATCATCATGCCGGTGCTCGCGCTCTCGTCCTTCGTGACGGTCGCCGCGATCCTGCTGATCGTCGTCGGAGTCTCCGGCCTGCTGCTGCTGCCGGGCCGGTCGAAGACCGCCGCGCAGGAGGCCCCGGCCGCCTGA
- a CDS encoding carbohydrate kinase, protein MSSTDGRDSAAPRLLVIGEALIDIVERDGASTEHVGGSPANVALTLARLGRDATLVTDIADDDRGRRIAAHLGDSGVTVLHGDAERTSTARARLQADGSAEYEFDLSWNPPAADPAGSTHVHTGSIAVYLEPGGSAIVELLEALPAGITASVDANIRPALVGEHNDALARFERVAAACEIVKLSDEDAEWLYPTMQLDEVLTRLLGLGAQLAVVTRGGDGLLLASSVARATVPAARIVVADTIGAGDSAMGAILDEALRQGLGAPNGLLLDEPALHAIGHWAARVAGITTSRSGANPPTRAEL, encoded by the coding sequence ATGTCCAGCACCGACGGCCGCGACAGCGCGGCTCCCCGCCTCCTCGTCATCGGCGAGGCCCTGATCGACATCGTCGAGCGCGACGGCGCGAGCACCGAGCACGTCGGAGGCTCGCCCGCGAACGTCGCGCTCACCCTCGCCCGCCTCGGCCGCGACGCGACGCTCGTCACCGACATCGCCGACGACGACCGCGGCCGCCGCATCGCCGCGCACCTCGGCGACTCCGGCGTGACCGTGCTGCACGGCGACGCCGAGCGCACCTCGACCGCCCGGGCCCGCCTGCAGGCGGACGGCTCGGCCGAGTACGAGTTCGATCTCTCCTGGAACCCGCCGGCCGCCGACCCCGCCGGCTCGACGCACGTGCACACCGGCTCCATCGCCGTCTACCTCGAGCCGGGCGGCTCCGCGATCGTCGAGCTGCTGGAGGCGCTGCCGGCCGGCATCACCGCGAGCGTCGACGCGAACATCCGCCCCGCCCTCGTCGGCGAGCACAACGACGCGCTGGCCCGCTTCGAGCGCGTCGCCGCGGCCTGCGAGATCGTCAAGCTCAGCGACGAGGACGCGGAGTGGCTCTACCCGACGATGCAGCTCGACGAGGTGCTGACCCGGCTGCTCGGGCTCGGCGCGCAGCTCGCGGTCGTCACCCGCGGCGGCGACGGCCTGCTGCTCGCGTCGTCCGTCGCCCGCGCGACCGTGCCCGCCGCCCGGATCGTCGTCGCCGACACCATCGGCGCCGGCGACTCCGCGATGGGCGCGATCCTCGACGAGGCGCTCCGCCAGGGCCTCGGCGCCCCGAACGGGCTGCTCCTCGACGAGCCCGCGCTGCACGCGATCGGCCACTGGGCAGCCCGCGTCGCCGGCATCACCACCTCCCGCTCCGGCGCGAACCCGCCGACCCGCGCGGAGCTGTAG
- a CDS encoding SRPBCC family protein gives MVLYESRPVGIVIDAPADEVYSFVVDPSNLPLWAAGLARASVEEVDGHWFADSPMGRVEVVFAPRNSYGVADHRVITEGGRVFDNPLRILANGDGAEVAFTVRRYDGMTPEQWDEDCDRVAADLETLRGLLERAEG, from the coding sequence ATGGTCCTGTACGAGTCGCGCCCGGTCGGCATCGTGATCGACGCGCCCGCCGACGAGGTGTACTCCTTCGTCGTCGACCCCTCGAACCTGCCGCTCTGGGCGGCCGGGCTCGCGCGGGCGAGCGTCGAGGAGGTGGACGGGCACTGGTTCGCCGACTCGCCGATGGGACGGGTCGAGGTCGTCTTCGCGCCGCGGAACTCGTACGGCGTCGCCGATCACCGGGTGATCACGGAGGGCGGGCGGGTCTTCGACAACCCGCTGCGGATCCTCGCGAACGGGGACGGTGCGGAGGTCGCCTTCACCGTCCGCCGGTACGACGGGATGACGCCTGAGCAGTGGGACGAGGACTGCGACCGGGTCGCGGCGGATCTCGAGACGCTGCGCGGGCTGCTGGAGCGCGCCGAGGGCTGA
- a CDS encoding DedA family protein — MTIATLALAPASVTAASTDSIDELSGLVGVAARVIAALGEAGVGLLTLIETVFPPIPSELVLPLAGFLAQQGRMNLVLVVITATLGAYLGGLILYWLGYRIGTERSIRLLSKLPLVDREDFEKAVGWFRRHGTWAVLFGRLIPGVRSLISLPAGAERMNLLLFSALTILGSGVWNGLLIGLGAALGTQYELVDQYAGVLDAIIYGAIGVVVLLLVVRSIRRHRGARSTRSARRH; from the coding sequence ATGACGATCGCGACCCTCGCCCTCGCCCCTGCCTCCGTGACGGCGGCCTCCACCGACAGCATCGACGAGCTCTCCGGGCTCGTCGGCGTCGCCGCCCGCGTCATCGCGGCGCTCGGCGAGGCCGGCGTCGGACTGCTGACGCTGATCGAGACGGTCTTCCCGCCGATCCCGAGCGAGCTGGTGCTGCCGCTCGCCGGCTTCCTCGCGCAGCAGGGCCGGATGAACCTGGTGCTCGTCGTGATCACGGCGACGCTCGGCGCCTACCTCGGCGGTCTGATCCTCTACTGGCTCGGCTACCGCATCGGCACGGAGCGCTCGATCCGGCTGCTCTCGAAGCTGCCGCTGGTCGACCGGGAGGACTTCGAGAAGGCCGTCGGCTGGTTCCGCCGGCACGGCACCTGGGCGGTCCTCTTCGGCCGGCTCATCCCCGGCGTGCGGAGTCTGATCTCGCTGCCCGCAGGTGCGGAGCGGATGAACCTGCTGCTCTTCTCCGCGCTGACGATCCTCGGCTCCGGGGTGTGGAACGGCCTCCTGATCGGCCTCGGCGCGGCGCTCGGCACCCAGTACGAGCTCGTCGACCAGTACGCGGGGGTGCTCGACGCAATCATCTACGGCGCGATCGGCGTGGTCGTGCTGCTGCTCGTGGTCCGCAGCATCCGCCGCCACCGCGGCGCTCGCAGCACGCGGTCGGCCCGCCGGCACTGA
- a CDS encoding M20/M25/M40 family metallo-hydrolase has translation MTFPDAADAARVRTFLRDNRARILEDVRHLVMIESTSDSLDALGELHAFLVHWVGERLGHAAEVEHQREQDCPNASSWTFPGSAPGRGPRGSRPFVALLGHYDTVWPLGTTRSWPFAVDGDRLSGPGSYDMKVGLVQMVWLVLALRHSRLAHPALRLVMNGDEEVGSLTSRGFLEHQSRGAEAALVFEGAIGTAVKTARKGIGNFVVDVLGVEAHAGVEPEKGASAVHELGALIPRVLAIARPEAGTSVNIGVVRGGSRVNVTTAKVRLELEVRIRGAAEAARVEAELNALESPDPRIRIEVRGSWQRPVFERTAAVGALYRRAERIAKTMDLPLTETAVGGASDGNLIAALGIPVLDGLGAPGEGAHARHESVSIEGVLERTTLAALLVASFAAEGD, from the coding sequence GTGACCTTCCCCGATGCCGCCGACGCCGCCCGCGTCCGCACCTTCCTCCGCGACAACCGCGCGCGCATCCTCGAGGACGTCCGCCACCTCGTGATGATCGAGAGCACGAGCGACTCGCTCGACGCGCTCGGCGAGCTGCACGCGTTCCTCGTGCACTGGGTCGGCGAGCGCCTCGGTCACGCGGCCGAGGTCGAGCACCAGCGCGAGCAGGACTGCCCGAACGCGTCGAGCTGGACCTTCCCGGGCAGTGCGCCCGGCCGCGGGCCGCGCGGCTCCCGGCCGTTCGTGGCGCTGCTCGGCCACTACGACACGGTCTGGCCGCTCGGCACCACCCGCTCCTGGCCGTTCGCGGTCGACGGCGACCGGCTCAGCGGACCGGGCAGCTACGACATGAAGGTCGGGCTCGTGCAGATGGTCTGGCTGGTGCTGGCACTGCGGCACTCGCGGCTGGCGCACCCGGCGCTCCGGCTGGTGATGAACGGCGACGAGGAGGTGGGCAGCCTCACCTCGCGCGGCTTCCTCGAGCACCAGAGCCGGGGCGCGGAGGCGGCGCTCGTCTTCGAGGGCGCGATCGGCACCGCGGTGAAGACGGCGCGCAAGGGCATCGGGAACTTCGTCGTCGACGTCCTCGGCGTCGAGGCGCACGCCGGCGTGGAGCCCGAGAAGGGCGCGAGCGCGGTGCACGAGCTCGGTGCGCTGATCCCGCGCGTGCTCGCGATCGCGCGGCCGGAGGCGGGCACGAGCGTCAACATCGGCGTCGTCCGGGGCGGCAGCCGGGTGAACGTGACGACGGCGAAGGTGCGGCTCGAGCTCGAGGTGCGGATCCGCGGCGCGGCCGAGGCGGCCAGGGTCGAGGCGGAGCTGAACGCGCTCGAGTCGCCGGACCCGCGGATCCGGATCGAGGTGCGCGGCTCGTGGCAGCGGCCGGTGTTCGAGCGGACCGCCGCCGTCGGTGCGCTCTACCGGCGCGCGGAGCGGATCGCCAAGACGATGGACCTGCCGCTGACGGAGACGGCGGTGGGCGGCGCGAGCGACGGGAACCTGATCGCCGCGCTCGGCATCCCGGTGCTCGACGGCCTCGGCGCGCCGGGCGAGGGCGCGCACGCCCGGCACGAATCCGTCAGCATCGAGGGGGTGCTCGAGCGGACGACGCTCGCCGCACTGCTGGTGGCGAGCTTCGCCGCGGAAGGAGACTGA
- a CDS encoding DM13 domain-containing protein, which produces MRLSTLITTAVAAAALSVSLAACSTPSGSAAPAAPATSSSAAAPSGTSSSTATSTAALSGTFAGLNDKKVSGTVSVADGKIVLAGFSSDEGPDLHVYLTGGTDEAAVAAGVEIDAVSFDTASQTFALGGGVDASSYTDVVIHCDKAKAVFGAAALS; this is translated from the coding sequence ATGCGCCTCTCCACCCTGATCACCACCGCCGTCGCCGCCGCCGCCCTGAGCGTGAGCCTCGCCGCCTGCAGCACCCCGTCCGGCAGCGCGGCGCCGGCGGCGCCCGCCACCAGCTCCAGCGCTGCCGCCCCGAGCGGCACGTCGAGCTCGACGGCCACGAGCACGGCGGCGCTGTCCGGCACCTTCGCCGGACTGAACGACAAGAAGGTCTCCGGCACCGTGTCCGTCGCCGATGGCAAGATCGTCCTCGCCGGCTTCTCCTCCGACGAGGGCCCCGACCTGCACGTCTACCTCACCGGCGGCACCGACGAGGCCGCGGTCGCCGCCGGAGTCGAGATCGACGCGGTCTCCTTCGACACGGCGTCGCAGACCTTCGCGCTCGGCGGCGGCGTCGACGCCTCCTCGTACACCGACGTCGTGATCCACTGCGACAAGGCGAAGGCGGTCTTCGGCGCCGCGGCCCTCTCGTGA